A genome region from Hevea brasiliensis isolate MT/VB/25A 57/8 chromosome 7, ASM3005281v1, whole genome shotgun sequence includes the following:
- the LOC110655617 gene encoding putative receptor protein kinase ZmPK1: MDSHALLLLLSLIIHFSSSVSDSSLKEGSYLSVKDVLESPTGVFSAGFCPVGDNAYCFAIWFTEPSCSRDDCTIVWMANRDFPVNGIRSKLWLQKTGNLVLTDAGKYIAWSTDTVSPSSTDLILYDTGNLALQNVEGVILWQSFDSPTNTLLPSQRFTKDMQLVSSRSRTNFSSGFYKLFFNNDNLLCLLYDDSKVTSIYWPTPWLVSWATGRFPYNSSRLAFLDTLGKFTSSDNFSFVSADYGVRLQRRLTIDFDGNLRLYSRKKGNNATWVVSWQALSQPCEIHGACGPYSKCSHSPISGRRCSCLPGYRVKNANDWSSGCESKFYISCDNDTDQFRFIRLPHVEFYGHDYGVYPGYTLEMCRKLCLSLCGCKGFQHRYIGDGMWPLVALTNNIRQNVIPSLCYPKILLLNGQRSPSFDGQFYLKVPKTRLFSDKENFSGLGLNCSTELHRPLNRVYQKSSQNEKLRLTLWFAYALGAVEIIGILLVWCFLFSSEKDLNEASQGYHHPAITGFKRFTYSELKKATGNFSVEIGRGAGGTVYKGTLPDNRIAAIKRLNIANQGQAEFLTEVSTIGKLNHMNLIEMWGYCAEREHRLLVYEYMEHGSLAEKISSRALDWRKRFQIALGTARGLAYLHEECLEWVLHCDVKPQNVLLDSSYQPKVSDFGLSKLLKRSGDLSCSIFSRIRGTRGYMAPEWVFNLPITSKADVYSFGIVVLEMVTGKSPAIGGTSTNGEGEELQRGLVTWVRQNKKNGGESWIEEIVDPILEGDYDKGEMEMLVMLALQCVEEDKDARPTMSKAVEILLHRKQYL; the protein is encoded by the coding sequence ATGGATTCCCACGCTTTGTTGCTCCTTTTGTCTCTAATTATTCACTTTTCGTCTTCAGTGTCTGATTCTTCCTTGAAGGAAGGCTCTTATCTCTCTGTCAAGGACGTTCTGGAATCGCCAACCGGAGTTTTCTCTGCCGGATTTTGCCCTGTCGGCGACAACGCTTACTGTTTCGCCATATGGTTCACAGAACCATCTTGCAGTAGAGATGATTGTACCATTGTTTGGATGGCCAATCGTGATTTTCCAGTTAATGGCATTCGCTCAAAGCTCTGGCTGCAAAAAACTGGTAATCTTGTCTTAACTGATGCTGGTAAGTACATTGCCTGGTCTACAGACACCGTTTCCCCCTCCTCCACAGATCTAATCCTCTATGACACCGGTAATCTTGCTCTGCAAAATGTGGAGGGTGTTATTCTCTGGCAAAGCTTCGATTCACCAACCAATACCCTTCTTCCTTCGCAACGATTTACCAAAGATATGCAACTTGTCTCATCAAGATCCCGAACAAACTTTTCCTCCGGTTTCTACAAGCTATTTTTCAACAACGATAATCTTCTTTGTCTTCTGTATGATGATTCAAAGGTTACAAGTATTTACTGGCCAACCCCATGGCTTGTAAGCTGGGCGACAGGCAGATTCCCCTATAATAGCAGTAGACTTGCCTTTCTTGATACTTTGGGCAAGTTTACTTCTTCTGATAATTTCTCGTTTGTATCAGCAGATTACGGAGTGAGACTTCAGCGAAGACTGACAATTGACTTCGATGGTAATCTTCGATTATATAGCCGAAAAAAGGGCAATAATGCAACTTGGGTGGTTTCTTGGCAAGCCTTGTCTCAACCATGCGAGATTCATGGAGCTTGTGGACCTTACAGCAAATGCAGCCATAGCCCAATTTCTGGTAGAAGATGTTCTTGCCTTCCAGGTTATCGGGTAAAGAATGCTAATGATTGGTCTTCTGGTTGCGAATCCAAATTCTATATCTCCTGTGACAATGATACAGATCAGTTTCGTTTCATTAGACTCCCTCATGTAGAATTTTATGGCCACGACTATGGAGTCTATCCTGGTTACACCTTAGAAATGTGCAGAAAATTATGTTTGAGTTTGTGCGGTTGCAAAGGGTTTCAGCACAGGTATATCGGAGATGGTATGTGGCCTCTAGTTGCTTTGACGAACAATATCAGACAAAATGTTATTCCTAGTCTTTGCTATCCCAAGATTTTATTGCTTAACGGGCAACGTTCACCCAGTTTCGATGGACAATTCTATCTTAAAGTTCCAAAAACCAGACTCTTCTCCGACAAAGAGAATTTTTCAGGACTTGGGTTAAATTGCTCTACTGAACTTCACAGGCCACTGAACAGAGTATATCAAAAAAGCTCTCAGAATGAAAAGTTGCGGTTGACGCTGTGGTTTGCCTATGCTCTAGGAGCAGTGGAGATAATTGGGATCCTTTTGGTTTGGTGTTTCTTGTTCAGCTCCGAGAAGGACTTGAATGAAGCTTCTCAAGGCTACCACCATCCTGCAATAACTGGATTTAAAAGATTCACCTATTCTGAGTTGAAAAAAGCAACAGGAAATTTCAGCGTGGAAATTGGAAGGGGAGCAGGAGGAACTGTATACAAAGGAACGCTGCCTGACAATCGGATTGCCGCAATCAAACGACTTAATATTGCTAACCAAGGACAAGCTGAATTCCTAACAGAAGTAAGCACCATTGGGAAGCTTAATCACATGAACTTGATAGAGATGTGGGGCTATTGTGCAGAAAGAGAGCACAGGCTTTTAGTTTATGAGTACATGGAGCATGGGTCCTTAGCAGAAAAGATCTCCTCTAGAGCACTAGATTGGCGAAAGAGATTCCAAATCGCTCTAGGCACAGCAAGGGGGCTTGCATATTTACATGAAGAATGCTTGGAATGGGTTCTACACTGTGACGTAAAGCCTCAAAACGTACTCCTGGACTCTAGTTACCAGCCAAAGGTGTCAGATTTTGGCTTATCAAAACTACTAAAAAGATCAGGTGACCTGAGCTGCTCAATATTCTCAAGAATAAGAGGAACTAGAGGGTACATGGCTCCAGAGTGGGTTTTCAACCTACCCATCACATCAAAAGCGGACGTTTACAGCTTTGGGATTGTGGTGCTGGAGATGGTGACTGGGAAGAGTCCAGCAATTGGAGGAACCAGCACTAATGGAGAGGGGGAAGAGCTGCAGAGAGGATTGGTGACATGGGTGAGGCAGAATAAGAAAAATGGAGGAGAGTCATGGATAGAAGAGATTGTTGACCCAATACTGGAAGGAGACTACGATAAGGGTGAGATGGAAATGCTGGTAATGTTGGCTCTGCAATGTGTAGAAGAAGACAAAGATGCAAGACCCACCATGAGCAAAGCAGTTGAGATCCTTCTGCACAGGAAACAGTATCTCTAG
- the LOC110655618 gene encoding uncharacterized protein LOC110655618 isoform X2, translating to MYPRVRVRKQEQDDEAEISPLEVNGDLHFLKVLESLSVQGRTEKENQSDSPALIARITKPYVPNPKAEAVCASKEKNKAHSISRPRAVLSSPANDGMVGNRNKVNNERSLALRKCNSEPRKPIQTKAIASGFCQAKAESSLNMRRGSFKVASSSTSSVKKRGLSVSTKLLLQKPS from the exons A TGTACCCAAGAGTCAGGGTGAGGAAACAAGAACAAGATGATGAAGCCGAAATTTCTCCACTAGAGGTTAATGGAGATTTGCACTTCTTGAAGGTTCTTGAATCTCTATCTGTGCAAGGTCGTACAGAGAAGGAGAACCAAAGTGATTCACCAGCTTTAATAGCCAGAATCACAAAGCCTTATGTCCCAAACCCAAAAGCAGAAGCAGTTTGTGCTTCTAAAG AGAAGAACAAAGCTCATTCGATCTCGCGTCCTCGAGCAGTCTTATCTAGTCCTG CTAATGATGGCATGGTTGGAAATAGAAACAAGGTAAATAATGAAAGGTCATTGGCTTTGAGGAAGTGTAACTCTGAACCCAGGAAGCCAATCCAAACCAAGGCCATTGCTAGTGGCTTTTGTCAGGCTAAAGCAGAAAGCTCTCTGAACATGAGAAGAGGAAGCTTCAAGGTTGCATCTAGCAGCACAAGCAGTGTAAAGAAGAGGGGACTCTCTGTTAGCACAAAACTTCTTCTGCAAAAACCATCTTAG
- the LOC110655649 gene encoding pre-mRNA-processing factor 39-1 isoform X1 — protein MGDSEMVVAETSTVTEYATAGYNSAGYGDTNSNIVPDSSIYATEGTGVFAASADAAYNVPAAPNFADEKIYGTDSNSVVQGSHFNAIYETKPDVGMVGATENVAATENASIEPSQAAGYDSSVNGSIGGEAVNITSAENGTTADIAGGASAATVDGSVPPMSGEEERLWSIVRANSFDFDAWTALIDETEKVAGDNILKIRKLYDAFLAEFPLCYGYWKKYADHEAQNGSMDKVVEVYERAVLGVTYSVDIWLHYCIFSINTYEDPDTIRRLFERGLAYVGTDYLSYPLWDKYIEYEEMHAQWGHVAMIYTRILEIPSKRLDDYFARFKAFAASHPLSELRTTKEAAAAAAVPVPSEGGDQANEGEVHSDATEQSSKCVSAGLTEAEELEKYIGIREEMYKKAKEFDCKICDFENAIRRPYFHVRPLNVTELENWHNYLDFIEREDDLSKVVKLYERCLIACANYPEYWVRYVLCMETCGSMDLANNALARATQVFVKRQPEIHLFAARFREQSGDIPGARAAYQLVHTEITPGLLEAVVKHANMEHRLGNLKDAFSLYEQAIAIEKGKEHSQVLPMLYAQYSRFLYLVAANVEKAREVLVEALENSPLSKPLLEAFIYLESIQSLPKRIDYLDSLVEKFIVPNSEGLNVASAVEREELSCIFLEFLGMYGDAQSIKKAGDRHAKLFLAHRSKSELKKRHSEDYLASDKTKLAKPYADAPSPAQSLMGAYPSAQNQWATGYGLQPQAWPPVTQGQLQQWTPGYGQQAAYGTYGGYGSSYTNPQVPTSVAQTSTYGSYPPTYPVQPTFPQQGYAQAQTAAAATLAPAQQPASVPQPYYGSYY, from the exons ATGGGAGACAGCGAGATGGTAGTTGCTGAAACATCTACAGTCACAGAGTATGCGACGGCTGGATATAATTCTGCTGGTTATGGAGATACCAACTCTAATATTGTTCCTGATTCTAGTATTTATGCCACTGAGGGTACTGGAGTTTTTGCTGCTTCTGCAGATGCAGCTTATAATGTACCAGCTGCTCCTAATTTTGCTGATGAGAAAATATATGGCACAGATTCTAATTCAGTCGTACAAGGGTCCCATTTTAATGCAATATATGAGACTAAGCCAGATGTTGGAATGGTTGGTGCTACTGAGAATGTAGCTGCTACGGAGAATGCATCTATAGAACCATCTCAAGCTGCTGGTTATGATTCTTCTGTAAATGGCAGCATTGGTGGTGAAGCAGTAAACATCACATCAGCTGAGAATGGTACTACTGCAGATATTGCAGGAGGAGCTTCTGCTGCTACAGTGGATGGTTCAG TGCCACCAATGTCAGGCGAAGAAGAGCGATTGTGGAGTATTGTGAGGGCTAATTCCTTTGATTTTGATGCATGGACTGCCTTGATTGATGAGACAGAGAAGGTGGCAGGG GATAATATATTGAAAATTCGAAAATTGTATGATGCCTTTTTGGCTGAATTCCCATTGTGTTATGGTTATTGGAAGAAGTACGCAGATCATGAGGCACAAAATGGTTCTATGGACAAAGTTGTGGAGGTATATGAACGAGCTGTTCTGGGGGTGACTTATTCAGTGGATATTTGGTTGCATTATTGCATATTTTCCATAAACACATACGAAGATCCAGACACCATTAGAAG GCTTTTTGAACGAGGATTAGCTTATGTTGGAACAGATTATCTGTCTTATCCCCTTTGGGACAAGTACATTGAATATGAAGAGATGCATGCACAGTGGGGCCATGTTGCCATGATTTACACAAGGATATTAGAGATTCCTAGTAAACGGTTGGATGATTATTTCGCTCG ATTTAAGGCTTTTGCTGCTAGTCACCCTTTATCAGAACTAAGAACTACCAAGgaagctgctgctgctgctgcagtGCCTGTTCCTTCAGAGGGTGGTGACCAAGCTAATGAGGGAGAAGTTCATTCTGATGCCACTGAACAATCTTCTAAATGTGTAAGTGCTGGCTTAACAGAAGCAGAGGAGTTGGAGAAGTATATCGGCATTAGAGAAGAGATGTATAAGAAAGCTAAAGAGTTCGATTGTAAGATATGTGATTTTGAAAATGCTATTAGGAGGCCTTACTTTCATGTGCGGCCCCTCAATGTTACAGAGCTTGAAAATTGGCACAACTATCTGGATTTCATAGAAAGAGAAGATGATTTGAGCAAG GTGGTCAAGTTATATGAAAGATGCCTAATTGCTTGTGCTAATTATCCCGAGTATTGGGTACGTTATGTCTTGTGCATGGAAACCTGTGGAAGTATGGATCTTGCTAATAATGCACTTGCGCGTGCAACTCAAGTCTTTGTCAAG AGACAACCAGAGATTCACCTTTTTGCTGCTCGATTTAGAGAGCAGAGTGGAGATATACCTGGTGCCCGAGCTGCATACCAACTTGTGCACACTGAAATCACACCTGGTCTTCTTGAAGCGGTTGTTAAGCATGCAAACATGGAACATCGCCTG GGGAACCTCAAAGATGCCTTCTCTCTGTATGAACAGGCCATAGCCATTGAAAAAGGAAAAGAGCATTCACAGGTGTTGCCAATGTTGTATGCACAATACTCCCGATTTCTATATTTG GTTGCTGCAAATGTAGAAAAAGCTAGGGAGGTTCTAGTTGAAGCACTTGAAAATTCCCCATTATCAAAACCACTTCTTGAG GCCTTTATATATCTTGAATCAATTCAGTCACTACCAAAGCGAATTGATTATTTAGATTCTTTAGTTGAGAAGTTTATAGTGCCCAACTCAGAAGGCCTCAATGTAGCAAGTGCTGTCGAAAGGGAGGAgctatcttgcattttcttggag TTTTTAGGGATGTACGGAGATGCTCAGTCTATTAAGAAGGCTGGTGATCGGCATGCCAAGCTCTTTTTAGCCCATAGGAGCAAGTCAGAGTTAAAAAAGCGTCACTCAGAGGATTATCTAGCTTCAGATAAGACAAAATTAGCAAAACCTTATGCTGATGCTCCTTCACCTGCACAGTCACTCATGGGTGCATATCCAAGTGCACAAAACCAGTGGGCGACAGGTTATGGTTTGCAACCTCAAGCTTGGCCGCCTGTTACACAAGGACAGCTACAACAATGGACCCCAGGCTATGGTCAACAG GCTGCATATGGAACATATGGTGGTTATGGAAGCAGCTATACTAATCCACAAGTACCCACATCTGTTGCACAAACATCTACTTATGGTAGTTATCCTCCAACATATCCTGTGCAG CCGACTTTCCCGCAACAAGGTTATGCACAAGCACaaacagcagcagcagcaacgTTGGCCCCAGCTCAGCAGCCAGCTTCTGTTCCACAGCCCTATTATGGAAGTTACTACTGA
- the LOC110655649 gene encoding pre-mRNA-processing factor 39-1 isoform X2, translating into MDKVVEVYERAVLGVTYSVDIWLHYCIFSINTYEDPDTIRRLFERGLAYVGTDYLSYPLWDKYIEYEEMHAQWGHVAMIYTRILEIPSKRLDDYFARFKAFAASHPLSELRTTKEAAAAAAVPVPSEGGDQANEGEVHSDATEQSSKCVSAGLTEAEELEKYIGIREEMYKKAKEFDCKICDFENAIRRPYFHVRPLNVTELENWHNYLDFIEREDDLSKVVKLYERCLIACANYPEYWVRYVLCMETCGSMDLANNALARATQVFVKRQPEIHLFAARFREQSGDIPGARAAYQLVHTEITPGLLEAVVKHANMEHRLGNLKDAFSLYEQAIAIEKGKEHSQVLPMLYAQYSRFLYLVAANVEKAREVLVEALENSPLSKPLLEAFIYLESIQSLPKRIDYLDSLVEKFIVPNSEGLNVASAVEREELSCIFLEFLGMYGDAQSIKKAGDRHAKLFLAHRSKSELKKRHSEDYLASDKTKLAKPYADAPSPAQSLMGAYPSAQNQWATGYGLQPQAWPPVTQGQLQQWTPGYGQQAAYGTYGGYGSSYTNPQVPTSVAQTSTYGSYPPTYPVQPTFPQQGYAQAQTAAAATLAPAQQPASVPQPYYGSYY; encoded by the exons ATGGACAAAGTTGTGGAGGTATATGAACGAGCTGTTCTGGGGGTGACTTATTCAGTGGATATTTGGTTGCATTATTGCATATTTTCCATAAACACATACGAAGATCCAGACACCATTAGAAG GCTTTTTGAACGAGGATTAGCTTATGTTGGAACAGATTATCTGTCTTATCCCCTTTGGGACAAGTACATTGAATATGAAGAGATGCATGCACAGTGGGGCCATGTTGCCATGATTTACACAAGGATATTAGAGATTCCTAGTAAACGGTTGGATGATTATTTCGCTCG ATTTAAGGCTTTTGCTGCTAGTCACCCTTTATCAGAACTAAGAACTACCAAGgaagctgctgctgctgctgcagtGCCTGTTCCTTCAGAGGGTGGTGACCAAGCTAATGAGGGAGAAGTTCATTCTGATGCCACTGAACAATCTTCTAAATGTGTAAGTGCTGGCTTAACAGAAGCAGAGGAGTTGGAGAAGTATATCGGCATTAGAGAAGAGATGTATAAGAAAGCTAAAGAGTTCGATTGTAAGATATGTGATTTTGAAAATGCTATTAGGAGGCCTTACTTTCATGTGCGGCCCCTCAATGTTACAGAGCTTGAAAATTGGCACAACTATCTGGATTTCATAGAAAGAGAAGATGATTTGAGCAAG GTGGTCAAGTTATATGAAAGATGCCTAATTGCTTGTGCTAATTATCCCGAGTATTGGGTACGTTATGTCTTGTGCATGGAAACCTGTGGAAGTATGGATCTTGCTAATAATGCACTTGCGCGTGCAACTCAAGTCTTTGTCAAG AGACAACCAGAGATTCACCTTTTTGCTGCTCGATTTAGAGAGCAGAGTGGAGATATACCTGGTGCCCGAGCTGCATACCAACTTGTGCACACTGAAATCACACCTGGTCTTCTTGAAGCGGTTGTTAAGCATGCAAACATGGAACATCGCCTG GGGAACCTCAAAGATGCCTTCTCTCTGTATGAACAGGCCATAGCCATTGAAAAAGGAAAAGAGCATTCACAGGTGTTGCCAATGTTGTATGCACAATACTCCCGATTTCTATATTTG GTTGCTGCAAATGTAGAAAAAGCTAGGGAGGTTCTAGTTGAAGCACTTGAAAATTCCCCATTATCAAAACCACTTCTTGAG GCCTTTATATATCTTGAATCAATTCAGTCACTACCAAAGCGAATTGATTATTTAGATTCTTTAGTTGAGAAGTTTATAGTGCCCAACTCAGAAGGCCTCAATGTAGCAAGTGCTGTCGAAAGGGAGGAgctatcttgcattttcttggag TTTTTAGGGATGTACGGAGATGCTCAGTCTATTAAGAAGGCTGGTGATCGGCATGCCAAGCTCTTTTTAGCCCATAGGAGCAAGTCAGAGTTAAAAAAGCGTCACTCAGAGGATTATCTAGCTTCAGATAAGACAAAATTAGCAAAACCTTATGCTGATGCTCCTTCACCTGCACAGTCACTCATGGGTGCATATCCAAGTGCACAAAACCAGTGGGCGACAGGTTATGGTTTGCAACCTCAAGCTTGGCCGCCTGTTACACAAGGACAGCTACAACAATGGACCCCAGGCTATGGTCAACAG GCTGCATATGGAACATATGGTGGTTATGGAAGCAGCTATACTAATCCACAAGTACCCACATCTGTTGCACAAACATCTACTTATGGTAGTTATCCTCCAACATATCCTGTGCAG CCGACTTTCCCGCAACAAGGTTATGCACAAGCACaaacagcagcagcagcaacgTTGGCCCCAGCTCAGCAGCCAGCTTCTGTTCCACAGCCCTATTATGGAAGTTACTACTGA
- the LOC110655649 gene encoding pre-mRNA-processing factor 39-1 isoform X3, translated as MHAQWGHVAMIYTRILEIPSKRLDDYFARFKAFAASHPLSELRTTKEAAAAAAVPVPSEGGDQANEGEVHSDATEQSSKCVSAGLTEAEELEKYIGIREEMYKKAKEFDCKICDFENAIRRPYFHVRPLNVTELENWHNYLDFIEREDDLSKVVKLYERCLIACANYPEYWVRYVLCMETCGSMDLANNALARATQVFVKRQPEIHLFAARFREQSGDIPGARAAYQLVHTEITPGLLEAVVKHANMEHRLGNLKDAFSLYEQAIAIEKGKEHSQVLPMLYAQYSRFLYLVAANVEKAREVLVEALENSPLSKPLLEAFIYLESIQSLPKRIDYLDSLVEKFIVPNSEGLNVASAVEREELSCIFLEFLGMYGDAQSIKKAGDRHAKLFLAHRSKSELKKRHSEDYLASDKTKLAKPYADAPSPAQSLMGAYPSAQNQWATGYGLQPQAWPPVTQGQLQQWTPGYGQQAAYGTYGGYGSSYTNPQVPTSVAQTSTYGSYPPTYPVQPTFPQQGYAQAQTAAAATLAPAQQPASVPQPYYGSYY; from the exons ATGCATGCACAGTGGGGCCATGTTGCCATGATTTACACAAGGATATTAGAGATTCCTAGTAAACGGTTGGATGATTATTTCGCTCG ATTTAAGGCTTTTGCTGCTAGTCACCCTTTATCAGAACTAAGAACTACCAAGgaagctgctgctgctgctgcagtGCCTGTTCCTTCAGAGGGTGGTGACCAAGCTAATGAGGGAGAAGTTCATTCTGATGCCACTGAACAATCTTCTAAATGTGTAAGTGCTGGCTTAACAGAAGCAGAGGAGTTGGAGAAGTATATCGGCATTAGAGAAGAGATGTATAAGAAAGCTAAAGAGTTCGATTGTAAGATATGTGATTTTGAAAATGCTATTAGGAGGCCTTACTTTCATGTGCGGCCCCTCAATGTTACAGAGCTTGAAAATTGGCACAACTATCTGGATTTCATAGAAAGAGAAGATGATTTGAGCAAG GTGGTCAAGTTATATGAAAGATGCCTAATTGCTTGTGCTAATTATCCCGAGTATTGGGTACGTTATGTCTTGTGCATGGAAACCTGTGGAAGTATGGATCTTGCTAATAATGCACTTGCGCGTGCAACTCAAGTCTTTGTCAAG AGACAACCAGAGATTCACCTTTTTGCTGCTCGATTTAGAGAGCAGAGTGGAGATATACCTGGTGCCCGAGCTGCATACCAACTTGTGCACACTGAAATCACACCTGGTCTTCTTGAAGCGGTTGTTAAGCATGCAAACATGGAACATCGCCTG GGGAACCTCAAAGATGCCTTCTCTCTGTATGAACAGGCCATAGCCATTGAAAAAGGAAAAGAGCATTCACAGGTGTTGCCAATGTTGTATGCACAATACTCCCGATTTCTATATTTG GTTGCTGCAAATGTAGAAAAAGCTAGGGAGGTTCTAGTTGAAGCACTTGAAAATTCCCCATTATCAAAACCACTTCTTGAG GCCTTTATATATCTTGAATCAATTCAGTCACTACCAAAGCGAATTGATTATTTAGATTCTTTAGTTGAGAAGTTTATAGTGCCCAACTCAGAAGGCCTCAATGTAGCAAGTGCTGTCGAAAGGGAGGAgctatcttgcattttcttggag TTTTTAGGGATGTACGGAGATGCTCAGTCTATTAAGAAGGCTGGTGATCGGCATGCCAAGCTCTTTTTAGCCCATAGGAGCAAGTCAGAGTTAAAAAAGCGTCACTCAGAGGATTATCTAGCTTCAGATAAGACAAAATTAGCAAAACCTTATGCTGATGCTCCTTCACCTGCACAGTCACTCATGGGTGCATATCCAAGTGCACAAAACCAGTGGGCGACAGGTTATGGTTTGCAACCTCAAGCTTGGCCGCCTGTTACACAAGGACAGCTACAACAATGGACCCCAGGCTATGGTCAACAG GCTGCATATGGAACATATGGTGGTTATGGAAGCAGCTATACTAATCCACAAGTACCCACATCTGTTGCACAAACATCTACTTATGGTAGTTATCCTCCAACATATCCTGTGCAG CCGACTTTCCCGCAACAAGGTTATGCACAAGCACaaacagcagcagcagcaacgTTGGCCCCAGCTCAGCAGCCAGCTTCTGTTCCACAGCCCTATTATGGAAGTTACTACTGA